One Brachyspira suanatina DNA segment encodes these proteins:
- a CDS encoding CvpA family protein: MFSNIDILLITILVFVLVYGLYKGLISIIIPVIAIIITFIIAPLIYNHMSKYFDHSLILKIISLIATYSIIRIILSKVEKSIKDILKIIYLSWVDRIIGAAALLFISTAIIYIIVGIIITLSPENTQIFSKSIVINYIFALFHNVFLSFEKDHYMVYFTFNFIS, translated from the coding sequence ATGTTTAGTAATATTGATATATTATTAATTACTATATTAGTATTTGTCTTAGTATACGGATTATATAAAGGATTAATATCAATTATAATACCTGTTATAGCAATAATAATAACATTTATAATAGCTCCTTTAATATATAATCACATGTCTAAATATTTTGATCATTCTTTAATATTAAAAATAATATCATTGATAGCTACCTACTCTATAATAAGAATAATACTTTCTAAAGTAGAAAAAAGTATAAAAGATATTTTAAAAATAATATATCTATCTTGGGTAGATAGAATAATCGGAGCAGCAGCACTATTATTTATATCAACTGCTATAATCTATATTATAGTAGGTATAATTATAACTTTATCTCCTGAAAATACACAAATATTTTCAAAATCAATTGTAATTAATTATATATTTGCTTTATTTCACAATGTATTTTTATCATTTGAAAAAGATCATTATATGGTATATTTCACATTTAACTTTATTTCATAA
- a CDS encoding MATE family efflux transporter has translation MNTNSMKFNGGKKTLFGNFDFYKLCISIAVPVMLQQLIMGMVSLIDNFMVAELGDIKMAAVNVSNQLNFIYLVLLNTCYGAGGIYMAQNNGADNKEGMQQAFRFKVILPLIISISYMILMLVNPEIFIRLMTRGNASQEEILLSSTKYMSIIAFTFIPISISGAIGTSYREIGKPHIPLIISVIATFCNTLGNYILIYGNFGAPRLEETGAAIATLIARIIEMILFIVYIKIHKEKFYVRTREILKVKLNVFYSMLKKSSLIFLSEISWGLSEMFMTALYNSRGGAETVAGMASGFTIANIFYLVFQGIFVSTMVVVGGTLGRGELEDAKNKARWILNGSVIAGLVVGLVQMSSTLLIPFIFSKLTIDAQAITRNLVILVACYMPIWTYINAQFAVSRAGGDTVFGFAVDVPVSLLIFAPLALILAKFTTVGPVAMFGIAKLSDFAKIAVGVIMLKKERWVRKLTE, from the coding sequence ATGAATACCAATTCAATGAAATTTAATGGCGGTAAAAAAACTCTTTTTGGAAATTTTGATTTTTACAAATTATGCATATCCATTGCAGTACCTGTAATGCTACAGCAGCTTATAATGGGTATGGTATCATTAATAGATAACTTTATGGTTGCAGAACTTGGCGATATAAAAATGGCTGCTGTAAATGTATCTAATCAATTAAATTTTATATATCTAGTTCTTCTTAACACCTGTTATGGTGCCGGCGGAATATATATGGCTCAAAATAATGGAGCTGATAATAAAGAAGGTATGCAGCAGGCATTCAGATTTAAAGTGATACTTCCTCTTATTATTTCTATTTCATATATGATATTAATGCTTGTTAATCCTGAAATATTTATAAGATTAATGACAAGAGGAAATGCTTCTCAGGAAGAAATACTATTATCAAGTACAAAATATATGAGTATAATAGCATTTACTTTTATACCTATATCAATATCCGGTGCTATAGGTACTTCATACAGAGAAATAGGAAAACCTCATATACCTCTTATAATATCTGTTATAGCTACATTTTGTAATACTCTTGGAAATTATATACTTATATATGGAAATTTTGGAGCTCCTAGACTTGAAGAAACAGGCGCTGCCATTGCAACATTGATAGCTAGAATAATAGAAATGATTTTATTTATAGTATATATAAAAATACATAAAGAGAAATTTTATGTAAGAACTAGAGAAATACTCAAAGTAAAATTAAATGTATTTTATTCTATGCTAAAAAAATCAAGTTTAATATTTTTAAGTGAAATAAGCTGGGGACTAAGCGAAATGTTTATGACAGCTTTATATAATAGCCGAGGTGGAGCTGAAACAGTAGCAGGTATGGCTTCAGGATTTACCATAGCCAATATATTTTATTTGGTTTTTCAGGGAATATTTGTATCTACTATGGTAGTTGTTGGAGGTACACTAGGACGCGGAGAATTAGAAGATGCAAAAAATAAAGCCAGATGGATATTGAATGGATCTGTTATAGCAGGTTTAGTAGTCGGATTAGTGCAAATGTCATCTACCCTACTAATACCTTTTATATTCTCAAAACTTACTATAGATGCCCAGGCAATAACAAGAAATTTAGTAATACTTGTAGCCTGTTATATGCCTATATGGACTTATATTAATGCGCAATTTGCAGTTTCAAGAGCTGGAGGAGATACAGTATTTGGATTTGCAGTAGATGTGCCTGTATCATTATTAATATTTGCTCCTTTAGCTTTAATTTTAGCAAAATTTACTACTGTAGGCCCTGTTGCTATGTTTGGTATAGCTAAATTAAGCGATTTTGCTAAAATAGCAGTTGGTGTTATAATGCTAAAAAAAGAAAGATGGGTAAGAAAACTTACAGAATAA
- a CDS encoding cyclically-permuted mutarotase family protein: MKKIALIFIFTIFALSCSTNTSSSSSNSNVLDSKVDKKIVWEMGGHLPAQTGMEKNIGTAGVLYGSLGGKYIVVGGGANFPEESVLNGGAKKTYSDIYMLEDKNGVLEVVEHINWENELGYGASVTVTNGIYYIGGSSNPEADDDILFITLKDNKLNVEKIGDLPFTLQNGVAVYKDNKLYVITGKQAGKGSNKVCEYDLTTKEAKELAPVPGEASRTQAVAQLLNGNIYVFSGGDATAYTDGYKYDFEKNTWEKVADVALNNEGISLLGAVSVKLNETEMLVIGGFNKAVYDDAVYNLGNLKDAALADFRAKYFGADPYEFNWNSNILIYNCESNTWKTIGEVPFDAPCGEGLILIGNKIYSINGEIKPGIRTDKMYVGTIMAK, translated from the coding sequence ATGAAAAAAATTGCTTTAATATTTATATTTACTATATTTGCTTTAAGCTGTTCAACTAATACATCATCTTCTTCATCTAATAGTAATGTATTAGATTCAAAAGTTGATAAAAAAATAGTTTGGGAAATGGGCGGACATTTGCCTGCTCAGACAGGAATGGAAAAAAACATTGGTACTGCCGGAGTTTTATATGGTTCTTTAGGCGGTAAATATATAGTTGTTGGCGGCGGTGCTAACTTCCCTGAAGAGTCTGTACTTAATGGCGGAGCTAAAAAAACTTATTCTGATATTTATATGCTTGAAGATAAAAACGGTGTATTGGAAGTTGTTGAGCATATTAATTGGGAAAACGAATTAGGATATGGTGCTTCTGTAACTGTTACAAATGGAATATACTATATCGGAGGTTCTTCTAATCCTGAAGCTGATGATGATATATTATTCATTACTTTAAAAGATAATAAATTGAATGTTGAGAAGATAGGAGATTTACCTTTCACATTACAAAATGGTGTTGCTGTTTATAAAGATAATAAATTATATGTTATTACTGGTAAACAAGCAGGTAAAGGAAGCAATAAAGTTTGCGAGTATGATTTGACTACTAAAGAAGCTAAAGAATTAGCTCCTGTACCTGGTGAGGCAAGCAGAACTCAGGCTGTTGCTCAGTTATTAAATGGAAACATATATGTATTCAGCGGCGGTGATGCTACTGCTTATACTGACGGTTACAAATATGATTTTGAAAAAAATACTTGGGAAAAAGTTGCTGATGTAGCTTTGAATAATGAAGGTATATCTTTACTTGGTGCTGTATCTGTTAAGCTTAATGAAACAGAAATGCTTGTTATAGGCGGTTTTAATAAAGCTGTTTATGATGATGCTGTTTATAATTTAGGAAATCTTAAAGATGCAGCATTAGCTGATTTCAGAGCTAAATATTTCGGTGCTGATCCTTATGAATTTAATTGGAACAGCAATATATTAATTTATAACTGTGAATCTAATACTTGGAAAACAATAGGGGAAGTTCCTTTCGATGCTCCTTGCGGAGAAGGTTTAATATTGATAGGAAACAAAATATATTCTATAAATGGTGAAATCAAACCTGGTATTAGAACTGACAAAATGTATGTTGGTACAATTATGGCTAAATAA
- a CDS encoding methyl-accepting chemotaxis protein, with product MNYDFSLITLELGIPVIATIISIVGIILYAYIYFQLYEESQAIILLVGFLSFLFSGLEAANIITSLHSPHNNLALNMYKFEQLALSLTIIPWMMYIRNKLTLSEYFHSILNKLYIAIIFILILLFAIALLYPQLFISTEQPISSLNETMKYSIKSRGELGTVYILRDFVFTIYYFVIICSFIYEMTVNKKFKENILLLILIGLISLAFFDDFNGISIYTKYSSNFLIFNNSTFSRITLVYAIFNIIMIYLSVSRFISAIYKKTTQYYDLESIKAQDSIIINTAINTAEKLSELKLNFSESVNNLVSKVENTYSTINNLKNDINKVIEYTNEFITIENFQINDGKINITKINELIETYPNLQASVELQKKTLEESNSKLHDSVEKIYALQAQSRYIVTMFEDLQNKLEMEKSNFTKEFTKSETFGQLNFQINRIISFMTNMSDKTKTLAINSSIQASKAGEWYTNFSVVSKEVTELVSETSQATNRMQDLLFQIEDIFKKYTYSSNNINNNVALLSQEIVTHYERINKFNLNMERQNDYNMNIIKNTDKMHNSISNMTNIIINEENDFLNIKTRIEEINDYVVDISEKASIENTELKNLMRDMNKLLATSDDLESITNKLNEEMKKFLEYTDDLETKVDEYSKVM from the coding sequence ATGAATTACGATTTTTCTCTTATAACATTAGAATTAGGAATTCCCGTTATAGCAACTATTATATCAATAGTTGGTATAATATTATATGCTTACATATATTTTCAGCTATACGAAGAATCACAAGCTATTATATTACTTGTAGGTTTTTTATCTTTTTTATTTTCAGGATTAGAAGCAGCAAATATAATAACATCTTTACACAGTCCTCATAATAATTTAGCACTTAATATGTATAAATTTGAACAGTTAGCTTTATCTTTAACTATAATACCATGGATGATGTATATACGAAATAAACTGACTTTAAGCGAATATTTCCATTCTATTTTAAATAAACTATATATAGCTATTATATTTATATTAATACTTTTATTTGCTATTGCCCTTTTATACCCTCAGCTTTTCATATCAACAGAGCAACCTATAAGTTCATTAAATGAAACTATGAAATACAGTATAAAAAGCAGAGGAGAATTGGGAACTGTATATATATTAAGAGATTTTGTATTTACAATATACTATTTTGTAATTATATGTTCATTTATATATGAAATGACTGTAAATAAAAAATTTAAGGAAAATATTCTTTTATTGATATTAATTGGATTAATATCATTAGCATTTTTTGATGATTTTAATGGAATATCAATATATACAAAATATTCAAGTAATTTCTTAATCTTTAATAATTCTACATTTAGTAGAATTACTTTAGTATATGCTATATTTAATATTATAATGATATATTTATCAGTAAGCAGATTTATTTCAGCGATATATAAGAAAACTACACAATATTATGATTTAGAAAGCATAAAAGCCCAAGATTCCATAATAATTAACACTGCTATAAATACAGCTGAAAAATTATCTGAATTAAAACTAAATTTTTCTGAATCTGTTAATAATTTAGTAAGTAAAGTAGAAAATACATACTCTACTATTAACAATTTAAAAAATGATATCAATAAAGTCATAGAATACACTAATGAATTTATTACTATAGAAAATTTCCAAATAAATGATGGGAAAATTAATATAACAAAAATAAATGAATTAATAGAAACATACCCAAATTTACAAGCTTCTGTAGAATTACAGAAAAAAACACTTGAGGAATCAAATTCAAAATTACATGATTCTGTAGAAAAAATATATGCTTTGCAAGCTCAAAGCAGATACATAGTAACTATGTTTGAAGATTTACAAAATAAATTAGAAATGGAAAAAAGTAATTTTACTAAAGAGTTTACAAAATCAGAAACTTTTGGACAATTAAATTTCCAGATCAATAGAATTATATCATTTATGACAAACATGTCTGATAAAACTAAAACACTTGCAATTAATTCAAGTATACAAGCTTCAAAAGCAGGAGAATGGTATACTAACTTCTCTGTAGTATCCAAAGAAGTTACAGAGCTAGTTAGCGAAACATCTCAGGCAACCAATAGAATGCAGGATTTATTATTTCAAATAGAAGATATATTTAAAAAATATACATATTCTAGTAATAACATTAATAATAATGTAGCTTTATTATCACAAGAAATTGTTACGCATTATGAAAGAATAAATAAATTTAATCTTAATATGGAAAGACAAAATGATTATAATATGAATATCATAAAAAATACTGATAAAATGCATAATTCTATATCAAATATGACAAATATTATTATTAATGAAGAAAATGACTTCTTAAATATTAAAACTAGAATAGAAGAAATTAATGACTATGTAGTTGATATATCAGAAAAAGCATCTATAGAAAACACTGAGCTAAAAAACCTTATGAGAGATATGAACAAGCTTTTGGCAACCTCTGATGATTTAGAATCTATAACTAATAAACTTAATGAGGAAATGAAGAAATTCTTAGAATATACAGATGATTTAGAAACTAAAGTAGATGAATATTCTAAAGTTATGTAA
- a CDS encoding aminotransferase class V-fold PLP-dependent enzyme: MKNYYFDNSTTSFPKPKEVAEEMYNFLMNIGGTYGRVNTKRGKETTQKIEECRELLAEKFLGVKNASNIVFTPGATRSINDILIGLDLNNCKVLISALEHNAVVRPIYKLNKNKNVEYKIIPSLDGGIIDIDALDEIIKKEKISLVIINMESNISGVIQPIKKIKETIGYIPLLIDATQSVGIHDIKADEWDIDFIAFTGHKGLLGPTGTGGFYVKNPEKLNPAYFGGGFGDGYETPYSIPEIYESGTPNTVGIIGLLTALKNRPNWNINIDDIINTIKKIEVMNKYKIIWSKNKDTQGFLFSIAIIDNNVNMANFAHMLYEDYNIECRYGFHCSFLAHNFYKNDNGALRFSFSPYTTKEDLEYLINVLGK, from the coding sequence ATGAAAAATTATTATTTTGATAACTCTACCACTAGTTTTCCAAAGCCTAAAGAAGTTGCAGAAGAAATGTATAATTTCTTAATGAACATAGGTGGAACATATGGAAGGGTTAATACTAAAAGAGGAAAAGAAACCACTCAAAAAATAGAAGAATGCCGAGAATTATTAGCTGAAAAATTTTTGGGAGTAAAAAATGCCTCAAATATAGTATTTACACCAGGGGCTACAAGATCAATAAATGATATACTTATAGGTCTTGATTTGAATAACTGTAAAGTATTAATATCTGCTTTGGAGCATAATGCCGTAGTAAGACCCATATATAAATTGAACAAAAACAAAAATGTAGAGTACAAAATAATACCCTCTTTAGACGGAGGAATAATAGATATAGATGCTCTTGATGAAATAATAAAAAAAGAAAAAATATCATTAGTTATTATTAATATGGAAAGTAATATAAGCGGGGTTATACAGCCTATAAAAAAAATCAAAGAAACTATAGGATATATACCTTTGCTTATAGATGCCACTCAATCTGTAGGCATACATGATATAAAAGCAGATGAGTGGGATATAGATTTTATAGCATTTACAGGACATAAAGGACTTTTAGGACCTACAGGAACTGGAGGATTTTATGTTAAAAATCCTGAAAAGTTAAATCCGGCATATTTCGGAGGCGGTTTTGGTGACGGTTATGAAACACCTTACAGTATACCGGAAATATATGAATCTGGTACTCCAAATACTGTTGGAATAATAGGTCTTTTAACAGCTTTAAAAAACAGACCAAATTGGAATATAAATATAGATGATATAATAAACACAATAAAAAAAATAGAGGTTATGAATAAATATAAAATTATATGGTCTAAAAATAAAGATACTCAAGGATTTTTATTTTCTATAGCAATTATTGATAACAATGTAAATATGGCTAATTTTGCTCATATGTTATATGAAGATTATAATATAGAATGCCGATATGGTTTTCATTGTTCATTTTTAGCCCATAACTTTTATAAAAATGATAACGGTGCTTTACGATTTTCTTTTTCACCTTATACAACGAAAGAAGATTTAGAATATTTAATAAATGTATTAGGAAAATAA
- a CDS encoding methyl-accepting chemotaxis protein, producing the protein MNIFSNLIYGYNITVIQLLAPIIGISLMSVFIMIYLLLSIKTKKVTYITISVTLSFILIYNIISLIIIFLGTYGSNKTNPNLAIVLYLANNIIILIAIVLMPINSKSFISKNKNLITLNNAIFVIVLMLSVALIIASILYPRRFLTATINYYEPDTNTTSYYIKAVGIFYLFKNYIILLVFLIMFISTLTDMIMNYDYKSNILMIISIVIALILIVRYLYLEKTMDNIGFDRIGFAIVISSSFRSISIFSSFAKNALESIKKESVLNNKLHLNLKTLNNIDKISEQLNIIDKNLMDTSMFVFEIDKEAKDAYNIISSKIDSILEANDKLIEAKNSKKNIIKDGLKYTNTIFTFFDKYKSQMQEHFRVLNQTISNMKESDFSNEQIMSLKNELRLIKESFKETCNKFLNAIIESANQFKDVNSITESIYNTIEYIKAITNKTNLLSINAGIQASKAGFYGKSFSVVAKEIGALSFEISKGTDSIEKMLTDIFAGLVMIENSSFYIKDRCNIIAKEINRISDTIDKFIEEMENNINTDSKKLSHFKSLEQYNDVMSNILVNQNLIVLSIKENISAMLEVQNNLNSKIEYQNQDVYKIFNNFNNVIKSKDDLNEITKKIGNYSSFSHTDIEALSNIINTHRKKSSFTFAPIIALLKKSSNV; encoded by the coding sequence ATGAATATATTTTCAAATTTAATATATGGATATAATATAACAGTAATACAATTATTAGCACCTATTATTGGTATTTCTTTAATGTCAGTTTTTATTATGATATATTTATTATTATCTATAAAAACTAAAAAAGTTACATATATCACTATTTCAGTTACTTTATCATTTATACTTATATATAATATTATATCTCTTATCATAATATTTTTGGGAACTTATGGATCAAATAAAACCAATCCAAATTTAGCAATAGTATTATATTTAGCAAATAATATAATAATACTGATAGCAATAGTACTAATGCCTATCAACTCTAAAAGTTTTATATCAAAAAACAAAAATTTAATAACTTTAAATAATGCCATCTTTGTAATTGTTCTTATGTTATCTGTTGCCCTAATAATAGCTAGTATACTATATCCGAGAAGATTTTTAACAGCTACAATTAACTACTATGAACCAGATACAAACACAACTTCATATTATATAAAAGCAGTCGGAATATTTTATTTATTTAAAAATTATATCATATTATTAGTATTCTTAATTATGTTTATATCTACTTTAACAGATATGATAATGAATTATGATTATAAATCTAATATACTTATGATTATATCAATAGTTATAGCATTAATACTAATAGTAAGATATTTATATTTAGAAAAAACTATGGATAACATTGGTTTTGATAGAATAGGTTTTGCTATAGTAATATCATCATCATTTAGATCTATATCAATATTCTCATCTTTTGCTAAAAATGCTTTAGAATCAATAAAGAAAGAAAGTGTATTGAATAATAAATTACATCTAAATCTTAAAACTTTGAATAATATAGATAAAATATCTGAACAATTAAACATTATAGATAAAAATCTAATGGATACATCTATGTTCGTTTTTGAAATAGATAAAGAAGCAAAAGATGCATATAATATAATAAGTTCTAAAATAGATTCTATATTAGAAGCTAATGATAAATTAATAGAGGCAAAAAATAGCAAAAAGAATATTATAAAAGACGGATTAAAATATACAAATACTATATTTACATTCTTTGATAAATATAAATCACAAATGCAGGAACATTTTAGAGTATTGAATCAAACCATTTCCAATATGAAAGAATCTGATTTCTCTAATGAACAAATAATGTCATTGAAAAATGAATTAAGACTTATAAAAGAAAGTTTTAAAGAAACTTGTAATAAATTTTTAAATGCAATAATAGAATCTGCAAATCAATTTAAAGATGTAAATAGCATTACAGAATCTATATATAATACAATAGAATATATTAAAGCTATTACTAATAAAACAAATCTTTTATCTATCAATGCTGGAATTCAAGCATCTAAAGCAGGATTTTATGGTAAAAGTTTCTCCGTAGTAGCTAAAGAAATAGGTGCTTTATCATTTGAAATATCTAAAGGCACTGATTCTATAGAAAAAATGCTTACTGATATATTTGCCGGATTAGTTATGATAGAAAATTCTTCATTCTATATAAAAGACAGATGCAATATAATAGCAAAAGAAATAAATAGAATATCAGATACTATAGATAAATTCATTGAAGAAATGGAAAATAATATAAATACTGACTCAAAAAAATTAAGTCACTTTAAATCTTTAGAGCAGTATAATGATGTAATGTCAAATATATTAGTAAATCAGAATTTAATAGTATTATCAATAAAAGAAAATATATCCGCTATGCTTGAGGTTCAAAATAATCTAAACTCTAAAATAGAATATCAGAATCAAGATGTATACAAAATATTTAATAATTTTAATAATGTAATAAAATCTAAAGATGATCTTAATGAAATAACTAAAAAAATAGGAAATTATTCTTCATTCTCTCATACTGATATAGAAGCATTATCAAATATTATTAATACACATAGGAAGAAAAGCAGCTTTACATTTGCTCCTATAATAGCTTTATTGAAGAAATCATCAAATGTTTAG
- the yedF gene encoding sulfurtransferase-like selenium metabolism protein YedF: MKTVDARGIPCPKPLILTKTAITNAALNEEIEVLIDDEVAFHNITDFLKNNGITYTNEGKNFKIIKNKDLSSNDTNKEKSSGPVIAVVDKKVMGQGNDELGELLLKAFLGALKDANPKPEALYCYNGGVYLGVEEPYKTLLQELRDAGIKIFFCGTCVKFYELNEIKVEEQTNMLGIIEAMANASAVIRA, from the coding sequence ATGAAAACAGTAGACGCTAGAGGCATACCTTGCCCAAAACCATTAATTTTAACAAAAACTGCAATAACAAATGCCGCATTAAATGAAGAAATAGAAGTATTGATAGATGATGAAGTGGCATTTCACAATATTACAGACTTTTTAAAAAATAACGGCATAACATATACAAACGAAGGTAAAAATTTCAAAATTATTAAAAATAAAGATTTATCTTCTAATGATACTAATAAAGAAAAATCTTCAGGTCCTGTTATAGCTGTTGTAGATAAAAAGGTTATGGGACAGGGAAATGATGAACTTGGCGAATTATTATTAAAAGCATTTTTAGGAGCATTAAAAGATGCTAACCCAAAACCAGAAGCATTATATTGCTATAATGGAGGGGTTTATTTAGGTGTTGAAGAGCCTTATAAAACTTTATTACAAGAATTAAGAGATGCAGGAATAAAAATATTTTTCTGCGGTACTTGTGTTAAATTTTATGAATTAAATGAAATAAAAGTTGAAGAACAAACTAATATGCTTGGTATTATAGAAGCTATGGCTAATGCTTCTGCTGTTATAAGAGCATAA
- the lepB gene encoding signal peptidase I: MENPIKNITETIIGECRNFKHTLKEILYAIVIVLLINTFLIQNYQIPTGSMIPIIMPGDRLFANRFVYGVKLPFTDGLLGYRLPKIKSPQRGDLVVFRAPPSASFGCESAMPYYEPSPLVQMLKLPVMIFALTPFTWDPRFLFADFLGEKLTGGTHLAPAPLFFGLKTVDLDPRKEFVKRVIATAGETVEIRNKKIIINGNEIEDKWGYFFYGDDREFVPIIDIYGPIYVPKKGDVIIFKKLVDRADYYNDLSSFEVYINDKVVSDDIKLWYWMNIYVPNTKDRPDEYIYNVPEDYFFVMGDNRDQSCDSRMWGLVPYRHIKGQPMIAWIQSKRPDDVEQGFFKYFIIK, encoded by the coding sequence ATGGAGAATCCTATAAAAAATATTACTGAAACAATAATAGGCGAATGCCGTAATTTTAAACATACATTAAAAGAAATATTATACGCTATAGTAATAGTGCTTCTTATAAATACATTTTTAATACAGAATTATCAAATTCCTACAGGTTCTATGATACCTATAATAATGCCTGGAGATAGGCTTTTTGCTAATAGATTTGTATACGGAGTAAAACTTCCATTTACAGATGGGCTTTTAGGTTACAGGCTTCCAAAAATAAAATCACCTCAAAGGGGAGATTTAGTGGTATTCAGAGCACCTCCTTCTGCTTCTTTCGGATGTGAATCTGCTATGCCTTATTATGAGCCTTCGCCTTTAGTGCAGATGCTCAAACTTCCTGTTATGATATTTGCTCTTACTCCTTTTACTTGGGATCCTAGATTTCTTTTTGCTGATTTTTTAGGAGAGAAACTTACAGGAGGAACTCATTTGGCTCCGGCTCCTTTATTCTTCGGACTTAAAACTGTAGATTTAGACCCTAGAAAAGAATTTGTAAAGCGTGTTATTGCTACTGCCGGTGAAACTGTAGAGATTAGAAATAAGAAAATAATTATAAATGGAAATGAAATAGAAGATAAATGGGGATATTTCTTCTATGGTGATGACAGAGAATTTGTACCTATTATAGATATTTACGGCCCTATATATGTACCTAAAAAAGGCGATGTTATAATATTTAAAAAGCTAGTTGACAGAGCTGACTATTATAATGATCTTAGTTCTTTTGAAGTGTATATTAATGATAAAGTGGTAAGCGATGATATTAAATTATGGTATTGGATGAATATATATGTTCCTAATACAAAAGATAGACCAGATGAATATATATACAATGTTCCTGAGGATTATTTCTTTGTTATGGGAGATAACAGAGATCAAAGTTGCGACAGCAGAATGTGGGGACTAGTTCCTTACAGACATATAAAAGGTCAGCCTATGATTGCTTGGATACAATCAAAAAGACCTGATGATGTGGAACAAGGCTTCTTCAAATATTTTATAATTAAATAA
- a CDS encoding putative Se/S carrier-like protein, with amino-acid sequence MVKSFCYLQTPRDLIKAEKILLDAGIEVVVRPAPEPVFGVCNMAIDIEDKDKLYIISLLEAAGLVVTIKDME; translated from the coding sequence ATGGTAAAAAGTTTTTGTTATTTACAGACACCAAGAGATTTGATTAAGGCTGAAAAAATTTTACTAGATGCAGGAATAGAAGTTGTTGTTCGCCCTGCTCCTGAACCTGTATTTGGCGTATGCAATATGGCTATAGACATAGAAGATAAAGATAAATTATATATTATATCATTACTTGAAGCTGCTGGATTAGTTGTAACTATTAAAGATATGGAATAA